A window from Littorina saxatilis isolate snail1 linkage group LG9, US_GU_Lsax_2.0, whole genome shotgun sequence encodes these proteins:
- the LOC138975378 gene encoding mucin-21-like gives MAEKFVKMSQVNVLRCGGVIVCWLLVVVLSAEIHDYKPSHSLATCPDPANHALHVLRRPNNTYTPSNKPVPGHTRVPGVALPAGPSAQDIDSSTVGGHSGGSTSLDSHSAGSTNAGSTGSGTTGTETTGSSPSGSGRTVPSQDTNSGTVGGHSGTSTSLDSQSTESTNAGGIGSGVTGTETTGGSPAGSGHTDGRHSGGTTSLDSHTTGSTNDGSTGSDVTGTETGGGGPSGNVQTDSAKDPRSGTDTTKTDSGSTDTGHGQSGTPSTVNRGQTDSSPNHSGVTDGGPATNAGTSGGTGSGPGDGSSGGPADSSLATNDEQSGMTGVAPGDGSSGGPTNSDSATTSSSNDSGHSGVAGTGPGDDSSGGPTDSGSATTGSSNDSGHSGKTGSGPDDGSSSRPNDSGSASNDGEQSGVINTGSAGDSQVSTGQSHSGTTLTGPSTDVGGSDVSGSGKVDNIPVAQRPAGSSNTESGQSTDVGRSDVSGSGGADNLAVGTGSAAGDRTDSRPSTDVSGVAGSDTTSGRATDSSSSGSSTSGTGSVDETGLNQGVTGGEKSGRPASVVTVRPREVTTTTTTTTTPTTTAANLPPLPPLTGNEVPRDPVERRKYFYELAYDDFTWDPQSFSPVTPQSTNIGNSMNSGGNNMNNNGNNMNTGNGNSMNSGGTDTNSNSGGNTVNTPGNNNNNNNNNNNNNNNNFLPPPQPVFKQNRPKYSVPLDPDARREYLKKLGRDRPSDPLSRVFLMDQQGLIPDDPVMRNIFFDKFFSNVG, from the coding sequence ATTCACGACTACAAACCCAGCCACAGCCTTGCCACGTGCCCAGATCCAGCCAACCACGCGCTGCACGTGCTAAGAAGGCCGAACAACACATACACGCCTTCCAACAAGCCCGTGCCAGGACACACCAGGGTGCCAGGCGTCGCTCTGCCAGCAGGACCATCTGCACAGGACATTGACAGCAGCACAGTCGGAGGACACTCTGGTGGTAGTACTTCGCTGGACAGCCACTCAGCGGGGTCAACGAACGCTGGGTCAACGGGGAGTGGTACAACAGGGACAGAAACAACGGGCAGTAGTCCGTCAGGCAGTGGTCGCACAGTTCCTTCACAAGACACTAACAGCGGCACAGTTGGAGGGCACTCTGGTACGAGTACTTCGCTGGACAGTCAATCGACGGAGTCAACGAACGCTGGAGGTATAGGGAGCGGTGTGACAGGGACAGAAACAACGGGCGGTAGTCCGGCAGGCAGTGGTCACACAGACGGAAGGCACTCTGGTGGCACTACTTCGCTGGACAGTCACACAACGGGGTCAACGAACGATGGGTCTACAGGGAGTGATGTGACAGGGACAGAAACAGGGGGAGGTGGGCCATCAGGCAATGTCCAAACAGATTCTGCGAAAGATCCTCGGAGCGGCACAGACACTACAAAGACAGACAGTGGGTCAACAGACACCGGTCATGGGCAAAGTGGAACGCCCAGTACTGTAAACAGAGGTCAAACAGATAGCAGTCCAAACCACAGTGGCGTGACAGACGGAGGTCCAGCCACCAATGCTGGAACAAGCGGTGGGACCGGCAGTGGTCCAGGTGATGGTAGTAGCGGTGGTCCAGCAGACAGTAGCCTGGCCACCAATGATGAACAGAGTGGTATGACCGGCGTTGCTCCAGGTGATGGTAGTAGCGGTGGACCAACAAACAGTGACTCGGCCACCACAAGTTCCAGCAATGATTCTGGACATAGTGGTGTGGCCGGCACTGGTCCAGGCGATGATAGTAGCGGTGGACCAACAGACAGTGGTTCGGCCACCACAGGTTCCAGCAATGATTCTGGACATAGTGGTAAGACCGGCAGTGGTCCAGATGATGGCAGTAGCAGTCGTCCAAATGACAGTGGCTCGGCCAGCAATGACGGTGAACAGAGTGGTGTGATTAACACTGGTTCAGCAGGTGATAGCCAAGTTAGCACAGGTCAATCCCACAGCGGTACGACACTGACTGGCCCAAGCACTGATGTTGGAGGGAGTGATGTGTCAGGAAGTGGTAAAGTTGACAACATTCCAGTGGCTCAAAGGCCTGCAGGTAGCAGTAACACAGAGAGTGGACAAAGCACTGATGTTGGAAGGAGTGATGTGTCAGGAAGTGGTGGAGCAGACAATTTAGCAGTGGGCACTGGCTCTGCAGCTGGAGATAGGACAGACAGTAGACCAAGCACTGATGTCAGCGGTGTGGCTGGCAGTGACACAACAAGCGGTCGTGCGACAGACAGCAGTTCCTCTGGAAGTAGCACGTCAGGAACAGGCTCGGTAGATGAAACAGGTTTGAACCAAGGTGTTACAGGTGGTGAAAAATCCGGCCGGCCTGCAAGTGTGGTGACAGTCAGGCCCAGGGAagtcaccaccaccacaacaaccaccacgACCCCGACCACGACAGCGGCCAACCTACCGCCACTTCCGCCGCTGACCGGAAACGAGGTTCCCAGAGATCCCGTTGAACGCAGGAAGTATTTTTACGAGTTGGCGTACGATGATTTCACTTGGGACCCGCAATCTTTTTCACCTGTCACTCCGCAAAGTACGAACATTGGCAACAGTATGAACAGTGGTGGCAACAATATGAACAACAATGGCAACAACATGAACACAGGCAATGGTAATTCCATGAACAGTGGTGGTACCGACACAAACTCAAACTCTGGCGGCAACACAGTCAACACcccaggcaacaacaacaacaacaacaacaacaacaacaacaacaacaacaacaattttctTCCTCCGCCACAACCAGTCTTCAAACAAAACCGACCTAAATACTCTGTCCCTCTGGATCCGGATGCTCGGAGGGAGTATTTGAAGAAACTCGGGCGGGACAGACCCTCGGATCCtctttctcgtgtctttttgaTGGACCAGCAAGGACTGATCCCTGATGATCCAGTGATGAGAAACATTTTCTTTGACAAGTTTTTCTCAAATGTTGGGTGA